The nucleotide sequence GCTGAAATCTCTTTTTGCCTTTTCTAAATCTTCCGGGAAAACATAATATTCAATTTTCATAGAATCGTTTTCCTTATTTACATAGTCATCGCTGAAAGTTTTATATTTCGCCGCCGAAAAATAAATTAAGTAAGTGGAAATAGGATAGTTGGTTTTCCAGTGGAATGTTTTTTTATTCTTCAATAATTCTACACTTTTTAGAATTCCATTTGAAACGGCGGTTAGCGATGAATCACAAGTAATTATAATATCAGCCAAAACTTTATCTTTTGGCAAATCATTGCAGGGAAACCAAGTGGAAGCATAAATTGGTTCATTTAAAGTATAAATGACCGGCATTTTTTTATTTTCGTCAAAACTAAATGAGCCGAAACCTAAACTATTTGGTCTACCTGAATAATTAACTTCAACTGAAAAAGAATCTTTTAAATTTATATCGACAGGTAGTTTTAGTTTATCATCTTCATAAATATATTCAATGAGTTTTCCATTTAGGAATAGAGATGAAATATCAAAATTATCATTAAAGTTTAATTCGATATTTTTAGGAATTGAATTTTTAAAAATTCCATTTATAATTGTTTTACCTAAAATGATTTTCCTTTTCGGGAAAACTTCAATGTTAATTATATAATGTAAAATGTCAATATTTTTTTGTTCGGAAGATATGTATTCTTCAATTTCAGGAATTTGTGAAGCGCTGAACCTAAACCCGTTTTCGATAAACGATTTGCTATGATTGGAGGAAATTTTATAAGCTTTTAATATTATGAAAAATAAAATTGAAAATCCTATAAATAATATGATTGAACAACCAAAAAAGAAATATTTTCTCTTGACTTTCATAATTAAAAAAAGTAATTATTGATTTGAAAGCACATATATTTTCTTGTTAAATTCAAATGACTATTCAATAATAGTAAATATATTTTGCAAAATAAAAAGAGCTTACTATGGCATTTAAAGGTTCGGCACTTCAAAGAGAAACATTAACGATGATCTTAGCCGGCGGACAAGGTGAAAGGCTTCATCCGCTTACCGGCATGAGAACAAAACCTTCCGTTCCATTCGGCGGGAAATACAGAATAATTGATTTTGCGTTATCAAACTGTCTCAATTCCGGTTTGAGAAAAATTTATGTTCTAACTCAATATAAATCAGATTCTCTTAATCAGCATTTATATGAAGCTTGGAATATTTTTAATCCCGAACTTGGTGAGTTTATTTATTCAATTCCGCCTCAGAAAAAGACTGGAAATGAATGGTACCAAGGAACCGCGGACGCAATTTTTCAAAATCTAAATTTAATGAGGCAACGCGATTATTCCTGGTGCTTAGTTTTGGGCGGCGACCATATTTATAAAATGGACTACATGAAATTGCTTCAATATCATATAGAGAAAAAAGCCGATCTTTCAATCGCGAATATTGTTACGCATAAGGAAGATGCGACAAGATTCGGCATAATTGAAATTGATGAAGATTATAATGTTAAATCATTTATCGAAAAACCGGCAGATCCACCTGAAATTCCCGGAAAACCCGGATTCTCTTTTGCTAATATGGGGATTTATGTTTTTAACGTTAAAGCTTTAACTGAAGTTTTAAATGAACTAATTGAACAAAATACAGCTAACTTGGATTTCGGCAAACACGTAATTCCATTAATGGTTGAAAAACATTATAACGTAAGAGCTTTCAGGTTCGACGATGAAAACAATCCCGACAGACCTTATTGGGTTGATGTAGGCACAATTGAAAGCTATTATAAAGCAAGTATGGATCTTCTAAGCGTTAATCCGGAATTTAACTTGTACGATTCAAATTGGCCTTTAAGGACCATGCAGAGACAAATGCCTCCCGCAAAAACACTTTCTCATGAAGGTGAAAGAGTTGGAAGAGCGATTAATTCTTTGGTTACGGATGGAACAATAATTTCCGGAGGATTGGTGGAAAGATCGATCATTGGTCCCAATGTTAAAGTAAACAGTTACACTTATATTACCGATTCAATTATAATGGATAACTGTAATATTGGACGGCACGCAAAAATTAGAGGAGCCATAATTGATAAGAATGTTCACGTACCTGAACGAGAAGAAATTGGTTTTGATCCCGATATTGACAGAAAAAGATTTACCGTCTCCGAAACCGGTATTGTTGTAATTCCAAAGAATTATAAGTTTTAATTTTTTTTGAAATAATAAATTTATTTGCGAATAGTTTGTAAAGAACTATTCGCTTTTTTTTTAATAATGAATAACGATTTAAAAAATAAAATTTCAGCAATTCCTTCATTACCTGGCGTTTACCAATTTTTTAATGATGAAGGGAAAATTATATACATTGGTAAAGCAATAAATTTAAGAAGCAGAGTACAATCTTATTTTCGATCTAAAGTAGATTCGCCAAAAACGCAAGCCCTTGTAAGTAAAGTCCATGACCTAGATATAATCGCGACCGAAAATGAAATTGAAGCATTAGTACTTGAAAATAATTTAATCAAAAAGCACAAACCGCGGTACAATGTCAATTTAAAAGATGATAAAACATATCCGTACATTAGAGTTACAAAAGAACCTTTTCCCCAAGTTTACCCTACAAGAGATATTGTTCAAGACGGGTCGAAATATTTTGGACCTTACACAGATGTAAAAAATATGAAAAATTCGCTGAGGATGATCAATAAATTATTTAAGATAAGAAGCTGTTCTTATTATATTGATCAAAATGTGATAGATCAAAAAAAAATAAAAGTATGTTTGGATTATCATATTAAAAAATGCGACGGACCTTGTGAAGGCTTAATTTCCGAAGAAGCATATTCTAAAATGGTAAACCAAGTAGTTAAAGTCTTACGAGGAAAAACTGCGGATCTGATTGATGAACTTAAATTGGAAATGACCGAATTAAGCTTAAAACTCCAGTTTGAAAAAGCGGCGGAAATTAGAGATAAAATTGAACAGCTTAAAGTTTACACCGAAAAACAAAAAATTGTTACAAATGATTTTGACGATAAAGATATTTTTGCCCTGGCAATTGAAGCAAAAGATGTTGCATGCACAATTTTAAACATCCGTTCAGGAAGATTAGTTGGTAAACGTCAATTAAAATTGAGTGTAGAAGTTGACGAGGAAATTGAGAAAATTTATAGTTCTGCATTAAAGTTTTATTACGGGGAATTTGTAGAAATACCGAAAACAATTATATTGGAAGTATTGCCAGATGACGATAAAGCATTGTTAGATTGGCTAAATGCAAAATCCGAAAAAAAAGTTAATTTTGTGATCCCGAAAATTCAAAGCGAAGCAAAGTCATTATTGACCATGTGCAAGCAGAACGCTATTCTTCAATTGAAAGATATACAGCTTCAAAAAATGAAAAAAGATGGAAATCTGCCTTATGTTCTGTCTTCATTAAAACGTGATTTACGACTAAAAGACCTTCCAAGAAAAATTGAATGCTTTGACATTTCTAATCTTCAAGGAACAGATATTGTTGCAAGCATGGTAG is from Ignavibacteriota bacterium and encodes:
- the glgC gene encoding glucose-1-phosphate adenylyltransferase; translation: MAFKGSALQRETLTMILAGGQGERLHPLTGMRTKPSVPFGGKYRIIDFALSNCLNSGLRKIYVLTQYKSDSLNQHLYEAWNIFNPELGEFIYSIPPQKKTGNEWYQGTADAIFQNLNLMRQRDYSWCLVLGGDHIYKMDYMKLLQYHIEKKADLSIANIVTHKEDATRFGIIEIDEDYNVKSFIEKPADPPEIPGKPGFSFANMGIYVFNVKALTEVLNELIEQNTANLDFGKHVIPLMVEKHYNVRAFRFDDENNPDRPYWVDVGTIESYYKASMDLLSVNPEFNLYDSNWPLRTMQRQMPPAKTLSHEGERVGRAINSLVTDGTIISGGLVERSIIGPNVKVNSYTYITDSIIMDNCNIGRHAKIRGAIIDKNVHVPEREEIGFDPDIDRKRFTVSETGIVVIPKNYKF
- a CDS encoding excinuclease ABC subunit C, which produces MNNDLKNKISAIPSLPGVYQFFNDEGKIIYIGKAINLRSRVQSYFRSKVDSPKTQALVSKVHDLDIIATENEIEALVLENNLIKKHKPRYNVNLKDDKTYPYIRVTKEPFPQVYPTRDIVQDGSKYFGPYTDVKNMKNSLRMINKLFKIRSCSYYIDQNVIDQKKIKVCLDYHIKKCDGPCEGLISEEAYSKMVNQVVKVLRGKTADLIDELKLEMTELSLKLQFEKAAEIRDKIEQLKVYTEKQKIVTNDFDDKDIFALAIEAKDVACTILNIRSGRLVGKRQLKLSVEVDEEIEKIYSSALKFYYGEFVEIPKTIILEVLPDDDKALLDWLNAKSEKKVNFVIPKIQSEAKSLLTMCKQNAILQLKDIQLQKMKKDGNLPYVLSSLKRDLRLKDLPRKIECFDISNLQGTDIVASMVVFVDGKAKKSLYRKFIIKTVDGPNDFASMQEVIERRYSRLIEENEQLPDLIMVDGGKGQLSSAVEILDNLGIKNYQIIGLAKRLEEVFFPEISEAQSIPKTSSSLKLLQHLRDEAHRFAISFHRQRRDSRTLQTELTEIKGIGDKVAEKLLTNFNSVNEIRNATEIELANVIGKAKAKLVADYYSNSKELVKSDFE